In one Cervus canadensis isolate Bull #8, Minnesota chromosome 22, ASM1932006v1, whole genome shotgun sequence genomic region, the following are encoded:
- the LSMEM2 gene encoding leucine-rich single-pass membrane protein 2 isoform X1, which produces MSEETQEDTAALMRSRAPLAPNHVEEVRLHQVESISDLHNGGPLCPYLAEEGQPWGELLGVLPPSLCAQAGCGPVHSRGAFLLLLALLVLTCLALAVLAVYLSGREGVGSQPKGEAEAVRSWEGRGCGVADPHSSGSAAERVPPRAGAHAANPGGGAAQTPARQPQPAAEAQLQ; this is translated from the exons ATGTCAGAGGAGACCCAGGAAG ACACCGCGGCCCTGATGAGGAGCAGGGCGCCGCTGGCTCCCAACCACGTGGAGGAGGTGCGCCTCCACCAGGTGGAGTCCATCAGCGACCTTCACAACGGCG GTCCGCTGTGCCCCTACCTGGCCGAGGAGGGGCAGCCGTGGGGCGAGCTGCTGGGCGTGCTGCCGCCCTCACTGTGCGCCCAGGCCGGCTGCGGCCCGGTGCACAGCCGCGGGGCCTTCCTGCTGCTGCTCGCGCTGCTGGTCCTCACCTGCCTGGCGCTGGCCGTGCTGGCCGTCTACCTGAGTGGTAGGGAGGGCGTCGGGAGCCAGCCGAAGGGGGAGGCCGAGGCAGTGCggagctgggagggcaggggtTGCGGGGTGGCTGATCCCCATTCCTCCGGCAGTGCTGCAGAGCGAGTCCCTCCGCGTGCTGGCGCACACGCTGCGAACCCGGGAGGAGGTGCTGCTCAAACTCCGGCTCGCCAGCCTCAGCCAGCTGCGGAGGCTCAACTCCAGTGA
- the IFRD2 gene encoding interferon-related developmental regulator 2 isoform X1 yields MPRARKGSAPRRGGQRRGGGARSSTQADSGSSEDEAASEARSTTSECPSQLSAAAEESLGGEAVEEQGQQEDLEEKVKEYVDCLTDKSAKTRQGALESLRLALAARLLPDFLLERRLTLADALEKCLKKGKGEEQALAAAVLGLLCVQLGPGPKGEEFFHSLQPLLVSVLSDSAASPAARLHQCASALGLGCYVAAADIEDLVSCLTCLEGVFSRACSGRGPGPVVPASLQGLLCAALQAWALLLTICPSTHIGPILDRQLPRLPQLLSSESVNLRMAAGETIALLFELARDLEEDFVYEDIEALCRELRTLATDSNKYRAKADRRRQRSTFRAVLHFVEGGECEEETIRFGLEALYVDSWARRRVYAAFKDALGSGMHHHLQNNELLRDIFSLGPVLVLDAAALKACKISRFEKHLYNAAAFRARTKARSRVRDKRADVL; encoded by the exons GTGCCCGGAGCAGTACCCAGGCTGACTCAGGCTCCAGTGAGGACGAGGCAGCCAGCGAGGCCCGCAGCACTACCAGCGAGTGTCCCAGCCAGCTGAGCGCCGCCGCCGAGGAGAGCCTGG GGGGGGAAGCCGTGGAAGAGCAGGGTCAGCAGGAGGACCTTGAGGAGAAGGTGAAGGAGTATGTGGACTGCCTCACAGACAAGAG TGCCAAGACCCGGCAGGGCGCTCTCGAGAGCCTGCGCCTGGCCCTCGCAGCCCGTCTGCTCCCCGACTTCTTGCTGGAGCGCCGCCTCACCCTGGCCGACGCCTTGGAAAAGTGCCTCAAGAAAG GCAAGGGCGAGGAGCAGGCCCTGGCCGCGGCCGTGCTGGGCCTGCTGTGCGTGCAGCTGGGCCCCGGCCCCAAGGGCGAGGAGTTCTTCCACAGCCTGCAGCCGCTGCTCGTCTCTGTGCTCAGCGACAGCGCGGCCAGCCCTGCCGCCCGGCTGCAC CAGTGCGCGTCCGCTCTCGGCTTGGGCTGCTACGTGGCCGCCGCCGACATCGAG GacctggtctcctgcctcacctGCTTGGAAGGTGTTTTCAGCCGGGCCTGCAGCGGACGGGGCCCCGGCCCCGTGGTCCCCGCCAGCCTGCAGGGCCTGCTCTGCGCAGCCCTGCAGGCCTGGGCGCTGCTCCTCACCATCTGCCCCAGCACGCACATCGGCCCCATCCTGGACAG gcaGCTGCCCCGGCTGCCCCAGCTCTTGTCCAGCGAGAGTGTGAACCTGCGGATGGCTGCCGGCGAGACCATCGCCTTGCTCTTTGAGCTCGCCCGGGACCTTGAG GAGGACTTTGTCTACGAGGACATTGAGGCCCTCTGCAGGGAGCTGCGCACTCTGGCCACCGACAGCAACAAGTACCGGGCCAAGGCCGACCGCCGGCGCCAGCGCTCCACCTTCCGGGCGGTGCTGCACTTCGTGGAG GGCGGCGAGTGTGAGGAGGAGACCATCCGCTTCGGCCTCGAGGCGCTCTACGTGGACAGCTGGGCCCGGCGCCGGGTCTACGCCGCCTTCAAGGACGCGCTGGGCTCCGGGATGCACCACCACCTCCAG AACAACGAGCTCCTCCGGGACATCTTCAGCCTGGGCCCGGTGCTGGTGCTGGACGCCGCTGCCCTGAAGGCCTGCAAGATCTCCCGTTTCGAGAAG CACCTGTACAACGCGGCGGCCTTCAGAGCCAGGACCAAGGCGCGCAGCCGCGTGCGGGACAAGCGGGCGGACGTCCTGTGA
- the IFRD2 gene encoding interferon-related developmental regulator 2 isoform X2: protein MPRARKGSAPRRGGQRRGGGARSSTQADSGSSEDEAASEARSTTSECPSQLSAAAEESLGGEAVEEQGQQEDLEEKVKEYVDCLTDKSAKTRQGALESLRLALAARLLPDFLLERRLTLADALEKCLKKGKGEEQALAAAVLGLLCVQLGPGPKGEEFFHSLQPLLVSVLSDSAASPAARLHCASALGLGCYVAAADIEDLVSCLTCLEGVFSRACSGRGPGPVVPASLQGLLCAALQAWALLLTICPSTHIGPILDRQLPRLPQLLSSESVNLRMAAGETIALLFELARDLEEDFVYEDIEALCRELRTLATDSNKYRAKADRRRQRSTFRAVLHFVEGGECEEETIRFGLEALYVDSWARRRVYAAFKDALGSGMHHHLQNNELLRDIFSLGPVLVLDAAALKACKISRFEKHLYNAAAFRARTKARSRVRDKRADVL, encoded by the exons GTGCCCGGAGCAGTACCCAGGCTGACTCAGGCTCCAGTGAGGACGAGGCAGCCAGCGAGGCCCGCAGCACTACCAGCGAGTGTCCCAGCCAGCTGAGCGCCGCCGCCGAGGAGAGCCTGG GGGGGGAAGCCGTGGAAGAGCAGGGTCAGCAGGAGGACCTTGAGGAGAAGGTGAAGGAGTATGTGGACTGCCTCACAGACAAGAG TGCCAAGACCCGGCAGGGCGCTCTCGAGAGCCTGCGCCTGGCCCTCGCAGCCCGTCTGCTCCCCGACTTCTTGCTGGAGCGCCGCCTCACCCTGGCCGACGCCTTGGAAAAGTGCCTCAAGAAAG GCAAGGGCGAGGAGCAGGCCCTGGCCGCGGCCGTGCTGGGCCTGCTGTGCGTGCAGCTGGGCCCCGGCCCCAAGGGCGAGGAGTTCTTCCACAGCCTGCAGCCGCTGCTCGTCTCTGTGCTCAGCGACAGCGCGGCCAGCCCTGCCGCCCGGCTGCAC TGCGCGTCCGCTCTCGGCTTGGGCTGCTACGTGGCCGCCGCCGACATCGAG GacctggtctcctgcctcacctGCTTGGAAGGTGTTTTCAGCCGGGCCTGCAGCGGACGGGGCCCCGGCCCCGTGGTCCCCGCCAGCCTGCAGGGCCTGCTCTGCGCAGCCCTGCAGGCCTGGGCGCTGCTCCTCACCATCTGCCCCAGCACGCACATCGGCCCCATCCTGGACAG gcaGCTGCCCCGGCTGCCCCAGCTCTTGTCCAGCGAGAGTGTGAACCTGCGGATGGCTGCCGGCGAGACCATCGCCTTGCTCTTTGAGCTCGCCCGGGACCTTGAG GAGGACTTTGTCTACGAGGACATTGAGGCCCTCTGCAGGGAGCTGCGCACTCTGGCCACCGACAGCAACAAGTACCGGGCCAAGGCCGACCGCCGGCGCCAGCGCTCCACCTTCCGGGCGGTGCTGCACTTCGTGGAG GGCGGCGAGTGTGAGGAGGAGACCATCCGCTTCGGCCTCGAGGCGCTCTACGTGGACAGCTGGGCCCGGCGCCGGGTCTACGCCGCCTTCAAGGACGCGCTGGGCTCCGGGATGCACCACCACCTCCAG AACAACGAGCTCCTCCGGGACATCTTCAGCCTGGGCCCGGTGCTGGTGCTGGACGCCGCTGCCCTGAAGGCCTGCAAGATCTCCCGTTTCGAGAAG CACCTGTACAACGCGGCGGCCTTCAGAGCCAGGACCAAGGCGCGCAGCCGCGTGCGGGACAAGCGGGCGGACGTCCTGTGA
- the LSMEM2 gene encoding leucine-rich single-pass membrane protein 2 isoform X3, with the protein MSEETQEDTAALMRSRAPLAPNHVEEVRLHQVESISDLHNGGPLCPYLAEEGQPWGELLGVLPPSLCAQAGCGPVHSRGAFLLLLALLVLTCLALAVLAVYLSVLQSESLRVLAHTLRTREEVLLKLRLASLSQLRRLNSSEARAPG; encoded by the exons ATGTCAGAGGAGACCCAGGAAG ACACCGCGGCCCTGATGAGGAGCAGGGCGCCGCTGGCTCCCAACCACGTGGAGGAGGTGCGCCTCCACCAGGTGGAGTCCATCAGCGACCTTCACAACGGCG GTCCGCTGTGCCCCTACCTGGCCGAGGAGGGGCAGCCGTGGGGCGAGCTGCTGGGCGTGCTGCCGCCCTCACTGTGCGCCCAGGCCGGCTGCGGCCCGGTGCACAGCCGCGGGGCCTTCCTGCTGCTGCTCGCGCTGCTGGTCCTCACCTGCCTGGCGCTGGCCGTGCTGGCCGTCTACCTGAGTG TGCTGCAGAGCGAGTCCCTCCGCGTGCTGGCGCACACGCTGCGAACCCGGGAGGAGGTGCTGCTCAAACTCCGGCTCGCCAGCCTCAGCCAGCTGCGGAGGCTCAACTCCAGTGAGGCCCGAGCACCCGGCTGA
- the LSMEM2 gene encoding leucine-rich single-pass membrane protein 2 isoform X2 — protein MRSRAPLAPNHVEEVRLHQVESISDLHNGGPLCPYLAEEGQPWGELLGVLPPSLCAQAGCGPVHSRGAFLLLLALLVLTCLALAVLAVYLSGREGVGSQPKGEAEAVRSWEGRGCGVADPHSSGSAAERVPPRAGAHAANPGGGAAQTPARQPQPAAEAQLQ, from the exons ATGAGGAGCAGGGCGCCGCTGGCTCCCAACCACGTGGAGGAGGTGCGCCTCCACCAGGTGGAGTCCATCAGCGACCTTCACAACGGCG GTCCGCTGTGCCCCTACCTGGCCGAGGAGGGGCAGCCGTGGGGCGAGCTGCTGGGCGTGCTGCCGCCCTCACTGTGCGCCCAGGCCGGCTGCGGCCCGGTGCACAGCCGCGGGGCCTTCCTGCTGCTGCTCGCGCTGCTGGTCCTCACCTGCCTGGCGCTGGCCGTGCTGGCCGTCTACCTGAGTGGTAGGGAGGGCGTCGGGAGCCAGCCGAAGGGGGAGGCCGAGGCAGTGCggagctgggagggcaggggtTGCGGGGTGGCTGATCCCCATTCCTCCGGCAGTGCTGCAGAGCGAGTCCCTCCGCGTGCTGGCGCACACGCTGCGAACCCGGGAGGAGGTGCTGCTCAAACTCCGGCTCGCCAGCCTCAGCCAGCTGCGGAGGCTCAACTCCAGTGA